The following DNA comes from Streptococcus pasteurianus.
GTCCGCAATTAGATGAACGTGAGCGTGGTTTTTCTTATAAAAAAGATGCTTCGCTCGATATGCGTATGAATCGTGACCAAGACTTGTCAGCTTATGACGTGGTTAATACTTATGATTATCATGACTTGGTTCGTATTTTTTTCAAGTATGGCGAGGACAAATTCTCAAAACAAATTGCACGTAAAATTGAGCAAGCGAGAACAGTTAAGCCGATTGAGACAACGACAGAATTAGCAGAAATCATTAAATCTGCTAAGCCTGCTAAGGAACTCAAGAAAAAAGGACATCCTGCGAAGCAGATTTTCCAAGCCGTTCGTATTGAAGTTAATGATGAACTCGGTGCGGCAGATGAGTCTATTCAACAAGCTATTGAGCTATTGGCAGTTGATGGGCGTATTTCAGTGATTACTTTCCATTCTTTGGAAGACCGTTTGACAAAACAATTATTCAAAGAGGCTTCTACTGTAGATGTGCCGAAAGGGTTGCCTTTTATTCCTGAGGATATGCAACCTAAGCTTACTTTGGTTAATCGAAAACCTATTTTACCAAGCGAAGAAGAGTTAGAAGTCAATAATCGTTCTCACTCAGCCAAGCTCCGTGTGGCTAGAAAGGTTCGTAAATAATTATGACAGATAAACATCGTAACGAAGCTATTTCTAATGCTCTTAAAAGACGGATTAGAAAATTTTCGAGAATTGAAAAAGTTTTTTATGGTGCTATTATTTTGACGGCTATTACTATGGCTGTTAGTATTATTTACCTACAGAGTCGTAATCTACAAGTGCAACAAGAAATCACAAATCTCAATAGTCAGATAAGTGATATGCAGACAGATTATGATAATGCTAAACAAGAGGTTAACGAATTGACAAGTCGTGACCGTATTGAACAAATAGCAGGAAATGCAGGCTTGACCAGCCAACAGGATAATATTAAACAGGTGGAGTAAAAATAGTCTATGAAGAAATTAATAAACCGTTTTTTAGACTATGTGGTAAAGGATAGACGAACGCCCAACAAAAACCGTGAGCGTGTTGGTCAGAATTTGATGATTCTGGCAGTCTTCCTTTTCTTTGTGTTTGTTATCAATTTTGCTATTATTATTGGGACAGATACAAAGTTCGGACACAATTTGTCAACAGAAGCGTCAGAAGTTTATCAGAAAGAAGTGACTGTTCAGGCTAAACGTGGTACGATTTATGACCGTAATGGTGTTGCTCTTGCAGAGGATTCAACAACCTACAGTATCTATGCTATTATTTCAACATCTTATGTTTCATCAACAGGCGAAAAACTATATGTCAAAAAATCTCAGTATGAGAAAGTGGCAGAGATTTTAAATGAAAAGCTTGGAATTGACAAAAATGAAGTGCTCAGTCAGCTTAAACAAGATGGGCTTTTCCAAGTTTCTTTCGGAAGTTCAGGTTCTGGGTTGTCATATAGTACAAAATTAGCTATTGAAACAGCTATGGACGAAGCTGGCATTAAAGGAATTGGTTTCACTTCAACACCTGGACGCATGTATCCAAATGGTGTTTTTGCTTCACAATTCCTTGGTTTGACACAACTAAAAGAGAACAAAGATGGTACATCGAGTCTTGTAGGTACATCAGGTCTTGAAGCAGCTTTAGATGATATTTTGTCAGGGACAGACGGTAAAGTGATTTATCAAAAAGATAAAAATGGTAATCTGTTACTTGGTACCGAAACAACAGTTAAACAAGCTATCGATGGGAAAGATGTTTACACAACACTTTCTGAACCATTGCAATCTTACTTGGAATCTCAAATGGATATCTTCCAAAATGAAGCCCAAGGAACATATGCTAGTGCCACAGTTGTTAATGCAAAAACAGGTGAAATTTTAGCTACGACACAACGTCCAACTTACAATGCGCAAACCTTGGATGGCTATAGTGAGGACAATCTAAAAACTTGGAACACCCTACTCTATCAGAACTATTACGAACCAGGGTCAACCATGAAAGTTATGACCCTTGCTTCAGCGATTGATGATGGTGTTTTCAATCCTAATGAGGTTATTTCAACAATCAATGGTATCACAGTTGCTGATACGACAATCAATGACTGGAATGTTAATGAAGGAATGACTTCGGTTCAGTACTTAACTTATGCCCAAGGTTTTGCTTGGTCAAGTAACGTTGCCATGACTAGCCTTGAACAAAAAATGGGTAATGACAAGTGGCTTACTTATCTTTCGCGTTTTAAATTTGGTTATCCAACACGTTTTGGTATGCTAAATGAAGATAGCGGTTTGCTACCTTCTGACAATGAAGTAACGGTAGCCATGAGTTCATTTGGTCAAGGTATTGGTGTCACACAAGTACAAATGTTGCGTGCCTTTACAGCTATCTCTAATGGTGGTGTCATGCTAGAGCCGCAATTCATTAGTCAGATCTACGATTCAAATACTAATTCGACACGTGTAGCGACATCAGAAGTTGTTGGTAATCCTGTTTCAGAAGATGCTGCTGACCAAACACTTGATTACATGGTAACCGTTGGTACTGATTCACAATATGGTACATTGTATAACGGCACAACAGGTCAACCATATATCCAAGTTGGTGACTATTCCGTCGCCGTTAAATCTGGTACTGCCCAAATTGCCGCTTCGGCTGAAGACGGTGGTGGGTACTTAACAGGAGATAATGATTACATTTACTCAGTTGTTGCGATTGTGCCATCAGATGATCCAGAATTTATTATGTATGTAACGCTTCAACAACCATCAGAACAATTCAGAGCTATGTATTGGCAAGATGTTATTAATCCTGTGCTTGAAAGAGCGATGATGATTAAAGATACTTTGACTAGTACAGCAGTAACGGGAACTGATAAAGAAACCGAATATACACTAAAAGATTATATCGGTGAAAACCCAGGGGATACAGCCCAAGAACTTCGTGATAACCTTGTACAACCAGTTGTTGTTGGTTCGGGTAGCAAGATTAAGAAAATGTCTAAGAAAGTCGGTAGCAATCTTTCTGCCAACGAGCGAATCTTACTTTGGACGGGTAATCTTGAAACAGTACCAGATATGTATGGTTGGACGAAAGAAAATGTTGAAAAATTTGCTAAATGGACTGGAATTAAGATAACCTTTAAAGGTTCTGATTCGGGAACAGTCACGAAACAAAGTGTCGAATCCGAAACAGATATCGACGGTGTTAAAAAAATTACAATTACTCTAGGAGAATAAACTAAGATGTTTTTAAGTTTAATCGCAGGTATTGTCGCTTTTGCGTTGACAGTATTTGCCATGCCCCACTTTATCCGTATTTACCAAATCAAGAAAATCGGCGGGCAACAAATGCACGAGGATGTCAAACAACATTTGGCTAAAGCTGGTACTCCAACCATGGGAGGAACAGTTTTTCTAACAGTTGGAATCCTTGTTAGTCTCATTTTTAGCTTGTTAATCGAAAAGCAAAACGGTGCTTCAATGGGAGCAACGGCAGGCATTCTTTTGGTGGTTCTCATTTATGGTATTATTGGTTTTCTTGATGATTTTTTGAAGATCTTTAAACAAATTAATGAAGGATTGACACCTTGGCAAAAAATGAGCTTGCAAATTATTGGTGGTTTGATTTTCTACTTCGTTCATGTCCGTCCAAGCGGAACAGATGATTTAAATATCTTTGGTTTTGACCTTCATCTTGGTATTCTTTACGTTTTCTTTGTTCTTTTCTGGGTTGTTGGTTTTTCAAACGCCGTTAATTTGACAGACGGTATTGACGGTTTGGCTTCTATTTCAGTTGCTATCAGCTTGGTTGCCTATGGTATCATCGCCTTTGCTCAACGACAATTTGATGTCTTGTTGATTATCGTGACAATGATTGGTGCTTTGTTTGGCTTCTTTGTTTTTAACCATAAACCTGCCAAAATCTTTATGGGTGATGTGGGAAGTTTGGCTTTAGGAGCAATGCTTGCAGCGATTTCCATTGCGCTTCGCCAAGAATGGACTTTGTTAATCATTGGTATCGTTTATGTCTTTGAAACAAGTTCA
Coding sequences within:
- the mraY gene encoding phospho-N-acetylmuramoyl-pentapeptide-transferase, whose protein sequence is MFLSLIAGIVAFALTVFAMPHFIRIYQIKKIGGQQMHEDVKQHLAKAGTPTMGGTVFLTVGILVSLIFSLLIEKQNGASMGATAGILLVVLIYGIIGFLDDFLKIFKQINEGLTPWQKMSLQIIGGLIFYFVHVRPSGTDDLNIFGFDLHLGILYVFFVLFWVVGFSNAVNLTDGIDGLASISVAISLVAYGIIAFAQRQFDVLLIIVTMIGALFGFFVFNHKPAKIFMGDVGSLALGAMLAAISIALRQEWTLLIIGIVYVFETSSVMLQVSYFKYTKKKYGEGRRIFRMTPFHHHLELGGLTGKSEKWSEWKVDAFLWSVGAIASILTLIALYTF
- the rsmH gene encoding 16S rRNA (cytosine(1402)-N(4))-methyltransferase RsmH; its protein translation is MTTDFHHITVLLHETVDMLDIKPDGIYVDATLGGAGHSEYLLSKLGPTGHLYAFDQDQTAIDNAQIRLKDYIEKGQVTFIKDNFRNLASNLAMHGVTEIDGILYDLGVSSPQLDERERGFSYKKDASLDMRMNRDQDLSAYDVVNTYDYHDLVRIFFKYGEDKFSKQIARKIEQARTVKPIETTTELAEIIKSAKPAKELKKKGHPAKQIFQAVRIEVNDELGAADESIQQAIELLAVDGRISVITFHSLEDRLTKQLFKEASTVDVPKGLPFIPEDMQPKLTLVNRKPILPSEEELEVNNRSHSAKLRVARKVRK
- the ftsL gene encoding cell division protein FtsL → MTDKHRNEAISNALKRRIRKFSRIEKVFYGAIILTAITMAVSIIYLQSRNLQVQQEITNLNSQISDMQTDYDNAKQEVNELTSRDRIEQIAGNAGLTSQQDNIKQVE
- the pbp2x gene encoding penicillin-binding protein PBP2X; translated protein: MKKLINRFLDYVVKDRRTPNKNRERVGQNLMILAVFLFFVFVINFAIIIGTDTKFGHNLSTEASEVYQKEVTVQAKRGTIYDRNGVALAEDSTTYSIYAIISTSYVSSTGEKLYVKKSQYEKVAEILNEKLGIDKNEVLSQLKQDGLFQVSFGSSGSGLSYSTKLAIETAMDEAGIKGIGFTSTPGRMYPNGVFASQFLGLTQLKENKDGTSSLVGTSGLEAALDDILSGTDGKVIYQKDKNGNLLLGTETTVKQAIDGKDVYTTLSEPLQSYLESQMDIFQNEAQGTYASATVVNAKTGEILATTQRPTYNAQTLDGYSEDNLKTWNTLLYQNYYEPGSTMKVMTLASAIDDGVFNPNEVISTINGITVADTTINDWNVNEGMTSVQYLTYAQGFAWSSNVAMTSLEQKMGNDKWLTYLSRFKFGYPTRFGMLNEDSGLLPSDNEVTVAMSSFGQGIGVTQVQMLRAFTAISNGGVMLEPQFISQIYDSNTNSTRVATSEVVGNPVSEDAADQTLDYMVTVGTDSQYGTLYNGTTGQPYIQVGDYSVAVKSGTAQIAASAEDGGGYLTGDNDYIYSVVAIVPSDDPEFIMYVTLQQPSEQFRAMYWQDVINPVLERAMMIKDTLTSTAVTGTDKETEYTLKDYIGENPGDTAQELRDNLVQPVVVGSGSKIKKMSKKVGSNLSANERILLWTGNLETVPDMYGWTKENVEKFAKWTGIKITFKGSDSGTVTKQSVESETDIDGVKKITITLGE